From a region of the Ovis aries strain OAR_USU_Benz2616 breed Rambouillet chromosome 2, ARS-UI_Ramb_v3.0, whole genome shotgun sequence genome:
- the LOC114113021 gene encoding cyclin-dependent kinase inhibitor 2A, producing METSADLLAAAAARGRADEVRALLEAGALANAPNRYGRSAIQVMMMGSARVAELLLLHGADPNCADPATLTRPVHDAAREGFLDTLVALHRAGARLDVRDAWGRLPVDLAEERGHRDVARYLRAATERRL from the exons ATGGAGACCTCGGCTGACTTgctggccgccgccgccgcgcgggGCCGGGCTGACGAGGTACGGGCACTGCTCGAGGCTGGAGCGTTGGCCAACGCGCCGAACCGTTACGGTCGAAGCGCGATTCAG GTGATGATGATGGGCAGCGCCCGCGTGGCGGAGCTTCTGCTGCTCCACGGCGCGGACCCCAACTGCGCGGACCCCGCCACCCTCACCCGGCCGGTGCACGACGCCGCCCGGGAGGGCTTCCTTGACACGCTGGTGGCCCTGCACCGAGCCGGGGCGCGGCTGGATGTGCGCGATGCCTGGGGTCGCCTGCCCGTGGACCTGGCCGAGGAGCGGGGCCACCGCGACGTCGCCCGGTACCTGCGCGCGGCCACGGAGAGAAGGCTGTAG